The Streptococcus sp. VT 162 genome has a window encoding:
- a CDS encoding branched-chain amino acid permease codes for MVSKYLLLAVIFSGLVTWIPRMIPFILVKYKGLPAIVERFLKFLPVSIIFALILSSVVTGKVGSLPQIKWLDFLAVFPTAWIAFRYRNLVGTVLFGVVLIAVLRLVF; via the coding sequence ATGGTCAGTAAATATCTTTTGTTAGCCGTTATCTTTTCAGGCCTAGTGACTTGGATTCCCCGTATGATTCCCTTCATCTTGGTTAAGTACAAGGGGTTGCCAGCTATCGTTGAGCGGTTTTTGAAGTTCTTGCCTGTTTCCATTATCTTTGCCTTGATCCTTTCAAGCGTGGTGACTGGAAAGGTTGGCAGCCTTCCCCAGATCAAATGGCTGGACTTTTTAGCAGTCTTTCCAACGGCTTGGATAGCCTTTCGCTACCGCAATCTAGTGGGTACGGTTCTTTTTGGAGTGGTCTTGATTGCAGTCTTGCGTCTAGTCTTTTAG
- a CDS encoding branched-chain amino acid permease has product MPTALGYVSIGLACGIIGAPYVTPVEMGLMSLFVYAGSAQFAMLALIAVQAPVAAIAMTVFLINLRLFLLSLHASTYFRHTSLWQNIGMSSLLTDETYGVLMGELAHTDKVHPMWMHGNNLNSYVAWFIGTVAGTALGGLLPNPEVFGLDFALVGMFIGIFTSQFQIMQRRVPVRNLLRILAVVAVSFFLLLTVVSQSLAVLFATLLGCTMGVVLDGQ; this is encoded by the coding sequence ATGCCGACTGCTCTTGGCTATGTCAGCATTGGTCTAGCCTGTGGGATTATTGGTGCGCCTTATGTGACACCTGTTGAGATGGGCTTGATGAGCCTCTTTGTTTATGCTGGGAGTGCCCAGTTTGCCATGTTGGCACTGATTGCGGTACAAGCGCCTGTGGCAGCCATTGCTATGACAGTTTTTTTGATCAACTTGCGACTCTTTTTGCTGAGCTTGCATGCATCGACCTATTTCCGTCATACTAGTCTCTGGCAAAACATCGGTATGTCTAGCCTCTTGACTGATGAGACCTATGGAGTTTTGATGGGCGAATTAGCCCATACAGACAAAGTCCATCCTATGTGGATGCACGGGAACAATCTCAATAGTTATGTAGCCTGGTTTATTGGGACAGTGGCGGGGACAGCTTTAGGTGGCCTTCTTCCAAATCCTGAAGTCTTTGGCTTAGACTTTGCCCTTGTTGGGATGTTTATCGGGATTTTTACTTCGCAATTTCAGATTATGCAAAGACGGGTTCCTGTACGGAATCTGCTGCGGATCCTAGCCGTTGTTGCGGTGTCCTTCTTTTTGCTCTTGACAGTAGTGTCTCAGTCGCTAGCTGTTTTGTTTGCGACCTTGCTAGGTTGTACCATGGGGGTGGTCTTAGATGGTCAGTAA
- a CDS encoding tRNA threonylcarbamoyladenosine biosynthesis protein Gcp produces MKDRYILAFETSCDETSVAVLKNDEQLLSNVIASQIESHKRFGGVVPEVASRHHVEVITACIEEALAEAGITEEDVTAVAVTYGPGLVGALLVGLSAAKAFAWAHGLPLIPVNHMAGHLMAAQSVEPLEFPLLAFLVSGGHTELVYVSEAGDYKIVGETRDDAVGEAYDKVGRVMGLTYPAGREIDELAHQGQDLYDFPRAMIKEDNLEFSFSGLKSAFINLHHNAEQKGESLSKEDLSASFQAAVMDILMAKTKKALEKYPVKTLVVAGGVAANKGLRERLAAEITDVKVIIPPLRLCGDNAGMIAYASVSEWNKENFASLDLNAKPSLAFDTIE; encoded by the coding sequence ATGAAGGATAGATATATTTTAGCGTTTGAAACATCCTGTGACGAGACCAGTGTCGCCGTCTTAAAAAACGACGAGCAACTCTTGTCCAATGTCATTGCTAGTCAAATTGAGAGCCATAAACGTTTTGGGGGCGTAGTGCCAGAAGTAGCTAGTCGTCACCATGTCGAGGTCATTACAGCCTGTATCGAGGAGGCGCTGGCAGAAGCAGGAATTACCGAAGAGGACGTGACAGCCGTTGCCGTTACTTATGGACCAGGCTTGGTTGGAGCTCTACTAGTTGGTTTGTCAGCTGCCAAGGCCTTTGCTTGGGCGCATGGTCTGCCACTTATCCCCGTCAACCACATGGCTGGCCACCTCATGGCGGCTCAGAGTGTGGAGCCTTTGGAGTTTCCTTTGTTGGCATTCTTGGTCAGTGGTGGGCACACAGAGTTAGTCTATGTTTCTGAGGCTGGGGATTACAAGATTGTTGGGGAAACTCGTGATGATGCGGTTGGTGAGGCTTACGATAAAGTCGGTCGAGTTATGGGGTTGACCTATCCAGCAGGTCGCGAGATTGACGAGCTGGCCCATCAGGGGCAGGATCTTTATGATTTCCCTCGTGCCATGATTAAGGAGGACAATCTAGAGTTTTCATTCTCTGGTTTGAAGTCAGCCTTTATCAATCTTCACCACAATGCCGAGCAAAAGGGAGAGAGCTTGTCCAAGGAAGACCTGTCAGCATCTTTCCAAGCAGCAGTCATGGATATTCTTATGGCCAAAACCAAGAAGGCTTTGGAAAAATATCCTGTTAAAACCCTAGTCGTGGCCGGTGGCGTGGCAGCCAATAAAGGTCTTAGAGAACGCTTGGCAGCTGAAATTACAGATGTCAAGGTCATCATCCCACCCCTGCGTCTCTGTGGAGACAATGCAGGTATGATTGCCTATGCCAGCGTCAGCGAGTGGAACAAAGAAAACTTTGCAAGCTTAGACCTCAATGCCAAACCAAGTCTCGCTTTTGATACCATAGAATAA
- a CDS encoding alanine acetyltransferase, with amino-acid sequence MIEIKRIQQRPDLAQAIYAVMAAVYPVSPWTLEQIQEDLSQGQTWYALAYDGVEVIGFLAVQENLFEAEVLQIAVKKAYQGQSIASALFAQLPTDKEIFLEVRKSNQRAQAFYKKEKMAVIAERKAYYHDPVEDAIIMKREVDEG; translated from the coding sequence ATGATAGAGATCAAACGAATCCAACAGCGACCTGACTTGGCTCAAGCTATCTATGCTGTCATGGCAGCTGTTTACCCAGTCAGCCCTTGGACGCTGGAACAAATCCAAGAAGACCTGTCCCAAGGTCAGACTTGGTATGCTCTGGCTTATGATGGGGTAGAAGTGATTGGATTTCTAGCTGTTCAGGAGAATCTCTTTGAAGCAGAAGTCCTGCAAATTGCTGTAAAGAAAGCCTATCAAGGACAGAGCATTGCGTCAGCCTTGTTTGCTCAATTGCCGACAGATAAAGAAATTTTCCTCGAAGTCAGAAAGTCAAACCAACGAGCGCAAGCATTTTACAAAAAAGAAAAGATGGCAGTCATCGCTGAGCGAAAGGCCTATTACCATGACCCAGTCGAGGACGCCATTATCATGAAGAGAGAAGTAGATGAAGGATAG
- a CDS encoding peptidase M22: MKIAAFDTSSKALSLAILEDKQVLAETTINIKKNHSITLMPAIDFLMSSLDLTPKDLDRIVVAEGPGSYTGLRIAVATAKTLAHTLNIELVGMSSLLALVPSQQEGLVVPIMDARRNNVYAGFYENAKAVFPEAHLSFEEVLEQVKDAEQVTFVGEVGAFVEQIQEQLPQASYQETLPNAANLALWAWDKEADSLHDFVPNYLKRVEAEENWLKNHTESGESYIKRL, encoded by the coding sequence ATGAAGATTGCAGCTTTTGATACGTCCAGCAAGGCTCTTTCTCTAGCCATTTTAGAGGACAAGCAGGTTCTTGCTGAGACGACGATTAATATTAAGAAGAATCACAGCATCACCCTTATGCCTGCCATCGATTTTTTGATGTCGAGTCTGGACCTGACACCCAAGGACTTGGATCGAATCGTGGTGGCAGAGGGACCGGGCAGCTACACAGGTCTGAGAATTGCGGTAGCGACAGCCAAAACCTTGGCTCATACTTTGAACATCGAGTTGGTTGGCATGTCCAGCCTCTTGGCTCTGGTGCCAAGTCAGCAAGAAGGCTTGGTGGTTCCTATCATGGATGCACGCCGTAACAATGTCTATGCAGGATTTTATGAAAATGCCAAGGCTGTCTTTCCAGAAGCACACCTGTCTTTTGAGGAAGTGCTAGAGCAGGTCAAGGATGCTGAACAGGTAACCTTTGTCGGAGAAGTTGGAGCCTTTGTGGAACAGATCCAAGAACAGCTGCCACAAGCTAGCTACCAAGAAACCTTGCCAAATGCAGCCAATCTAGCTCTTTGGGCCTGGGATAAGGAAGCAGACTCCTTGCACGACTTTGTGCCAAATTACCTCAAGCGTGTCGAAGCCGAGGAAAACTGGCTCAAGAATCACACCGAGTCTGGCGAGTCCTACATTAAACGCCTATGA
- a CDS encoding MarR family transcriptional regulator: MVAEGIRFGYLFRSAESLATREYGKLLEPLGITPNQSEVLLVLGEHAPLSLKGLGESLICEEKSPSRLVQALIKKGLVKKEISSKDKRSSRLSLTAAGADLLPKIAEQEAIFGKHLAQQVPNLEAFSQILEEFLVDSFYEDKLKRRSLWRQEEK, translated from the coding sequence GTGGTAGCAGAAGGAATTCGATTTGGCTATTTGTTTAGAAGTGCAGAGAGCTTAGCGACGAGAGAATATGGGAAGTTGCTAGAGCCTTTGGGAATTACGCCCAATCAAAGCGAGGTCTTGCTCGTTTTGGGCGAACATGCTCCGCTGTCTCTCAAGGGCTTGGGGGAATCCCTGATTTGTGAGGAAAAAAGCCCTAGTCGCTTGGTGCAGGCTTTGATTAAAAAAGGCTTGGTCAAGAAGGAAATTTCTAGCAAGGACAAGCGCAGTTCTCGCTTGAGCTTGACTGCTGCTGGAGCGGATTTGCTGCCCAAGATTGCTGAGCAAGAAGCGATTTTTGGAAAACACTTGGCGCAGCAAGTGCCTAATTTGGAGGCTTTTAGCCAGATTTTAGAGGAATTTTTGGTAGATAGTTTCTACGAAGACAAATTAAAACGCCGCTCACTTTGGCGGCAAGAGGAAAAATAG
- a CDS encoding oxidoreductase: MTPNPTNQKPARTMTHAFVTGATGLLGNNLVRALLKENIQVTALVRSEEKARKQFADLPIQIVKGDILEPESYRDYLAGCDSLFHTAAFFRDNYKGGKHWQELYDTNIIGTNNLLEAAYEAGIRQFVHTSSSVVLEGEANQLIDESMSRSKDTPFDYYRSKILSEEAVRDFLDKHSDVFGCFILPSVMLGPRDLGPTSSGQLIINFVEQKLPGILKASYNMVDARDVADIHLRAMKYGRSKERYLAVGRQVTMTELYQILEKITGVPAPKRKISPLFAKIYAQASELYHRLTKKPILVTNELAHLMAEEYLKSNFSFAKTESELGGQHRPLEESLADVVDWYRKHGYLS; this comes from the coding sequence ATGACCCCAAACCCTACAAATCAAAAACCAGCTAGAACAATGACCCACGCTTTTGTGACTGGTGCGACCGGTCTTTTAGGAAATAATCTCGTGCGTGCTCTGCTAAAAGAAAACATTCAAGTGACCGCTCTCGTTCGCTCCGAGGAAAAAGCGCGCAAACAATTTGCCGACCTGCCTATCCAGATTGTCAAGGGGGATATTTTAGAGCCCGAAAGCTATCGTGACTATCTAGCAGGCTGCGACAGCCTCTTTCATACCGCTGCTTTTTTCCGCGATAATTATAAAGGCGGCAAGCACTGGCAGGAGCTCTACGACACTAATATTATAGGCACAAATAACCTCCTAGAAGCTGCTTATGAGGCTGGTATCCGCCAATTTGTCCATACTTCCTCCAGTGTCGTACTGGAAGGTGAGGCCAATCAGCTAATCGATGAAAGCATGTCTCGCTCAAAAGATACTCCTTTTGATTACTATCGCAGCAAGATTTTGAGTGAAGAGGCCGTTCGTGATTTCTTGGACAAGCATTCAGATGTTTTCGGTTGCTTTATCTTGCCGAGTGTAATGTTGGGTCCTAGAGACCTTGGTCCGACCTCCAGTGGGCAGCTGATTATCAATTTTGTAGAGCAAAAACTTCCAGGTATCTTAAAGGCTAGCTATAATATGGTGGATGCTAGAGATGTAGCAGATATTCATCTCCGCGCCATGAAATACGGACGCTCAAAGGAGCGCTATCTGGCAGTTGGACGGCAAGTGACCATGACAGAATTGTACCAAATACTGGAAAAAATCACTGGCGTTCCCGCCCCTAAGCGCAAGATCTCCCCTCTTTTCGCCAAAATCTATGCCCAAGCAAGTGAGCTCTACCACCGGCTCACCAAAAAACCAATTTTGGTTACCAATGAGCTCGCTCATCTCATGGCCGAAGAATATCTCAAAAGTAATTTTAGCTTTGCCAAAACCGAGAGCGAGCTAGGCGGACAGCATCGCCCTCTCGAAGAAAGCTTAGCTGACGTGGTAGATTGGTACCGCAAGCACGGCTATCTATCATAA